In Silene latifolia isolate original U9 population chromosome X, ASM4854445v1, whole genome shotgun sequence, the following proteins share a genomic window:
- the LOC141616746 gene encoding NAC domain-containing protein 73-like, whose protein sequence is MSWSNDSHDDVQTIQNINSSSRIKSCPSCGHQIKLQQQAKINDLPGLPAGVRFDPTDQELVQHLEGKVRPEESHGLHPLIDEFIPTLEGENGICYTHPEKLPGVNKDGQIRHFFHRPSKAYTTGTRKRRKVHTDEDGSETRWHKTGKTRPVLINGKVRGYKKILVLYTNYGKQRKPQKTSWVMHQYHLGIDEEEKDGELVVSKVFYQTQPRQCGSILKLSGKTANAGMRNESSEYYNQTSIISFEQRSNDTGTDPTVVFPFCCP, encoded by the exons atgaGTTGGTCCAATGATAGCCATGATGATGTGCAAACTATTCAGAACATCAACTCCTCCTCAAGAATAAAGTCTTGCCCTTCTTGTGGTCACCAAATCAAGCTCCAACAACAG GCTAAGATAAATGATCTACCGGGATTACCGGCAGGCGTAAGATTTGATCCAACAGATCAAGAGTTGGTACAGCATTTGGAAGGGAAGGTGAGGCCGGAGGAGTCTCATGGCTTACATCCTTTAATTGATGAGTTTATACCAACCCTTGAAGGTGAAAATGGTATTTGTTACACCCACCCTGAAAAACTACCAG GAGTAAACAAAGACGGGCAAATCCGGCATTTCTTCCATCGTCCATCCAAAGCATACACCACAGGAACAAGAAAGCGGAGAAAGGTACACACAGATGAGGATGGCAGCGAGACTCGTTGGCACAAAACGGGGAAAACCCGACCCGTTCTCATCAATGGCAAGGTGAGAGGTTACAAGAAGATCTTGGTGCTGTACACCAACTATGGCAAACAGAGGAAACCCCAAAAGACTAGCTGGGTAATGCATCAGTACCATCTAGGCATTGATGAAGAGGAAAAGGATGGAGAACTAGTCGTCTCCAAAGTATTCTACCAAACCCAACCCAGACAATGCGGTTCCATCTTGAAGCTAAGCGGGAAGACAGCAAATGCAGGTATGAGAAACGAATCTAGTGAGTACTATAATCAAACCTCTATTATTTCCTTTGAACAGAGAAGCAACGATACAGGGACGGATCCCACAGTTGTGTTCCCATTTTGCTGCCCTTGA
- the LOC141616747 gene encoding uncharacterized protein LOC141616747 codes for MKFSKSPVIELTVGNSKLTLQQDNASMHVGTSVWPCSLVLTKFLDRWSPSTNPNDNQYSSLLDFRNKRGIELGAGCGAVGMGIYLLGLHDVVLTDIAPVMPALKHNLKKNKQVLNKSLKTAQMYWANSTQMNALSPPFDFVLAADVVYLEDTVKPLVETMFELVKDDGVVLLGYQIRCPEADVLFWEMVKEVFEIEKVKNEDLHPDYAYEETDVYIFRKKKENTPIVKETITSEKDCNA; via the exons ATGAAATTCAGCAAGTCACCAGTAATCGAACTCACTGTCGGAAACTCAAAACTGACACTCCAACAAGACAATGCCTCAATGCACGTCGGCACCTCCGTCTGGCCATGTTCCCTCGTCCTCACCAAATTTCTCGACCGTTGGTCTCCTTCTACAAACCCTAACGACAATCAATACTCTTCCCTCCTCGATTTCCGCAACAAGCGTGGTATTGAACTTGGTGCCGGTTGTGGCGCTGTCGGTATGGGAATTTACCTCCTTGGTCTCCACGACGTCGTTTTGACTGATATTGCTCCTGTTATGCCTGCCCTTAAGCATAACTTGAAGAAAAACAAGCAGGTATTGAACAAGTCCTTGAAGACTGCCCAGATGTATTGGGCTAATTCCACACAG ATGAACGCGTTGTCTCCGCCGTTTGATTTTGTTTTGGCGGCCGACGTGGTATATTTGGAGGACACTGTGAAGCCGCTGGTGGAGACAATGTTCGAGTTGGTGAAAGACGATGGGGTTGTTTTGTTAGGGTATCAAATTAGGTGTCCTGAAGCAGATGTGTTGTTCTGGGAGATGGTTAAGGAGGTTTTCGAGATTGAGAAGGTTAAAAACGAGGACTTGCATCCGGATTACGCGTATGAGGAGACTGATGTTTATATTTTTAGGAAGAAGAAGGAGAATACTCCTATCGT AAAGGAAACAATAACCTCGGAAAAGGATTGTAATGCTTAA